A single Brassica rapa cultivar Chiifu-401-42 chromosome A04, CAAS_Brap_v3.01, whole genome shotgun sequence DNA region contains:
- the LOC103863119 gene encoding probable leucine-rich repeat receptor-like protein kinase IMK3, which translates to MASLRSFFLLHLIIIILFFLVSPGSSQAWDGVVITQADYQGLQAVKQEFIDPRGVLRSWNGSGFTACSGGWAGIKCAQGQVIVIQLPWKSLGGRISEKIGQLQALRKLSLHDNNLGGSIPLSLGLIPNLRGVQLFNNRLTGSIPASLGASRFLQTLDLSNNLLSEAIPTSLADSTKLLRLNLSFNSLSGQIPVSLTRSSSLQFLSLDHNNLSGPVLDTWGSTNNTSPSLRVLSLDHNSLSGPFPFSLCNLLDLQVFSFSHNRISGALPSELSKLTKLTLLDLSQNRLTGEIPDSITDLKSLTFFNVSYNNLSGPVPTLLSQKFNSTSFVGNLGLCGYSVSTPCPTINPPSPSPTKSSGRNLSTKDIILIASGALLIVMFILVCILLCCLLRKKPDKSKPKGLEAGPGTAKKTEKGGEAEAGGETGGKLVHFDGPLAFTADDLLCATAEIMGKSTYGTVYKATLEDGSQVAVKRLREKITKGQKEFENEINVLGRIRHPNLLALRAYYLGPKGEKLVVFDYMSRGNLATFLHARGPDVHINWPTRMSLIKGMARGLFYLHTHANLIHGNLTSSNVLLDENNNAKISDYGLSRLMITAAGSSVIATASALGYRAPELSKLKKANTKTDVYSLGVIILELLTGKSPSEALNGVDLPQWVATAVKEESTNEVFDVELLSDVNTMGDELLNTLKLALHCVDPTPSTRPEAQQVMTQLGEIRPEEMAAVTTSEPLIDVPEASASTSR; encoded by the exons atggcttcaCTTCGAAGCTTCTTTCTCCTTCACctaatcatcatcatcctcttcttcttaGTCTCTCCCGGCTCAAGCCAAGCCTGGGACGGTGTAGTGATCACACAAGCTGATTACCAAGGCCTTCAAGCTGTCAAACAAGAGTTCATCGACCCAAGAGGGGTCTTAAGAAGCTGGAACGGTTCAGGCTTCACCGCTTGCTCCGGAGGCTGGGCTGGAATCAAATGTGCTCAAGGTCAAGTTATAGTGATTCAGCTCCCATGGAAGTCTCTCGGAGGTAGAATCTCTGAGAAAATAGGACAGCTTCAAGCTCTACGCAAGCTTAGTCTTCACGACAACAACCTCGGAGGCTCTATTCCTTTGTCTTTAGGACTCATTCCTAATCTCAGAGGCGTTCAGCTCTTCAACAACCGTCTCACCGGTTCCATCCCTGCTTCTCTAGGTGCTTCTCGTTTCCTTCAGACACTTGATCTCAGTAATAACCTTCTCTCTGAAGCTATCCCTACGAGTCTTGCTGATTCCACTAAGCTTCTTAGGCTTAACCTCAGCTTCAACTCACTCTCTGGTCAAATCCCAGTGAGTCTCACtcgctcttcttctcttcagttTCTTTCTCTTGACCATAACAACCTCTCTGGTCCTGTCTTAGACACTTGGGGGAGTACTAACAACACCTCTCCTAGTCTCCGTGTCTTGTCTCTTGACCACAACTCTCTCTCTGGCCCATTCCCGTTTTCACTTTGTAACTTACTTGACCTACAAGTCTTTTCCTTTAGTCATAATAGGATCAGTGGAGCCCTACCTTCCGAGCTAAGCAAACTCACTAAGCTTACACTTCTAGATTTGTCTCAAAACAGACTCACCGGAGAGATTCCTGATTCCATCACTGATCTGAAAAGCCTTACCTTCTTCAATGTCTCTTACAACAACTTATCTGGTCCTGTTCCCACTCTCTTGTCCCAAAAGTTCAACTCCACCTCCTTTGTCGGAAACCTAGGGCTTTGTGGATACAGTGTTTCTACACCATGTCCTACTATAAACCCTCCTTCACCGTCTCCTACGAAGTCATCTGGCAGGAACCTGAGTACTAAAGACATCATCCTCATTGCTTCCGGAGCACTCCTCATAGTTATGTTTATCCTTGTGTGCATTCTCCTCTGTTGCTTGCTGAGGAAGAAACCAGACAAATCCAAACCTAAAGGCCTAGAGGCTGGACCAGGAACTGCTAAGAAGACCGAGAAAGGAGGAGAAGCTGAGGCTGGAGGTGAGACCGGAGGGAAGCTTGTTCACTTTGATGGGCCACTGGCGTTTACAGCTGATGATCTTCTGTGTGCAACGGCAGAGATCATGGGGAAAAGCACTTACGGAACAGTTTACAAAGCTACACTTGAAGATGGAAGTCAAGTTGCAGTGAAGAGACTGAGAGAAAAGATCACCAAAGGGCAGAAAGAGTTTGAGAATGAGATTAATGTGTTGGGAAGAATCAGACATCCAAACCTCCTTGCACTTAGGGCTTATTACTTGGGACCCAAGGGAGAGAAGCTTGTTGTCTTTGATTACATGTCTAGAGGCAACCTTGCCACATTCCTCCATG CAAGAGGACCTGATGTGCATATCAACTGGCCTACAAGGATGAGTTTAATAAAAGGAATGGCGCGTGGCTTGTTCTACCTTCACACGCACGCAAACCTCATCCACGGAAACCTAACGTCAAGCAATGTACTTCTAGATGAGAACAACAACGCGAAGATCTCAGACTATGGTCTCTCAAGGCTAATGATAACAGCAGCAGGATCAAGCGTGATAGCAACGGCTAGTGCATTAGGTTACAGAGCACCTGAGCTCTCTAAGCTGAAGAAAGCCAACACAAAGACCGATGTTTACAGCCTCGGTGTGATCATACTGGAGCTTTTGACTGGGAAGTCTCCGAGCGAGGCCTTGAACGGTGTGGATCTGCCTCAGTGGGTTGCTACTGCGGTTAAAGAAGAGTCCACTAATGAGGTTTTCGATGTGGAGTTGTTGAGTGATGTGAACACTATGGGTGATGAGTTGTTGAATACGCTGAAACTGGCTTTGCATTGTGTTGATCCTACGCCGTCAACTAGACCTGAAGCTCAGCAAGTTATGACACAGCTTGGAGAGATTAGACCGGAGGAGATGGCAGCGGTGACAACATCTGAACCGTTGATTGATGTTCCTGAAGCTTCTGCTTCCACAAGTCGATAG